In one Deltaproteobacteria bacterium HGW-Deltaproteobacteria-4 genomic region, the following are encoded:
- a CDS encoding transporter, translated as MSTEQLFHLLGLGLLLLFSAFFSGSETALFALDRMRLNYLVQKKRRHAEKLEELLSQPERLLGTLLVSNNVINIALSVFATTFLVGIFGEKNSEFLTILILTPLLLIFGEVTPKTYAARRAESVAFAVLPVIRFCMLLLKPLVWVVSGLSRLVMRCLGREAGRSVISEDEIRTILTSGEQSGAVAQEKHLMLHGVFDLSHIQVRDVMVPRPEIVGIEIKTPFPDLLRLIQNAPHSRFPVYDEHLDKIVGVIHAKDILRYVDRPDEFCLQERVRPPYFVPESKRIETLLQSFRRLRMHMAIVVDEYGAVEGLVTMEDIVEQIVGEIDDEYDIAEIAFQEISPRHYLIVGGESVRSVNKRFALELSEEHVTTMAGFLLRQFGTIPAEGAHCSAQGVTFVVRRVGGRRIEEIELILPEGDKSLDRD; from the coding sequence ATGTCAACGGAACAACTCTTTCATTTATTAGGTCTCGGCCTCCTTTTACTCTTCTCGGCCTTCTTCTCCGGCTCGGAGACAGCACTCTTTGCTCTCGATCGCATGCGGTTGAACTATCTGGTGCAGAAGAAGCGGCGTCATGCCGAGAAGCTCGAAGAACTTCTTAGCCAGCCAGAGCGACTTCTCGGTACTCTGTTAGTCAGCAATAATGTCATCAATATTGCGCTCTCGGTTTTTGCGACAACTTTTCTGGTCGGTATATTCGGCGAGAAAAATAGTGAGTTTCTGACAATATTAATTCTTACACCGCTACTCCTTATCTTCGGTGAAGTCACTCCCAAAACTTATGCGGCGCGGCGTGCGGAATCAGTTGCATTCGCCGTCCTGCCGGTTATTCGTTTCTGTATGCTTTTGCTCAAACCTCTTGTCTGGGTCGTAAGTGGCCTCTCGCGTTTGGTTATGCGGTGCCTGGGTCGGGAAGCGGGTCGGTCTGTGATCTCTGAAGATGAAATCAGGACGATCCTTACCAGTGGAGAACAATCCGGTGCTGTTGCGCAGGAAAAGCATTTGATGCTACACGGCGTTTTCGATTTGTCTCATATTCAGGTGCGCGATGTCATGGTTCCCCGACCTGAAATTGTCGGAATCGAGATAAAAACACCTTTTCCCGACCTGCTCCGTTTGATTCAAAATGCTCCCCATTCCCGTTTCCCGGTCTACGATGAACATCTCGATAAAATTGTCGGCGTGATTCACGCCAAGGACATTCTCCGTTATGTCGACCGTCCTGACGAGTTTTGTCTGCAGGAGCGGGTGCGCCCGCCTTACTTTGTTCCGGAATCGAAACGGATTGAAACACTGCTGCAATCCTTCCGGCGTTTGCGGATGCACATGGCCATCGTCGTCGATGAATATGGTGCTGTGGAAGGTCTGGTGACGATGGAAGATATCGTTGAACAGATCGTCGGTGAAATTGATGATGAATACGACATCGCCGAAATTGCTTTTCAGGAGATCTCACCGCGACATTATCTGATCGTCGGTGGGGAGTCTGTCCGCAGTGTTAACAAGCGCTTTGCTCTGGAGTTGTCGGAAGAACATGTGACGACCATGGCCGGTTTCCTGCTGCGGCAATTCGGAACGATTCCAGCCGAGGGGGCGCACTGTTCGGCGCAGGGGGTGACCTTTGTAGTGCGGAGGGTCGGGGGACGACGGATTGAAGAGATTGAACTGATTCTGCCGGAGGGGGATAAATCTTTGGATCGTGACTAA
- a CDS encoding acylphosphatase translates to MVMIRATLQVTGQVQGVNFRSSTKSEADTLGLTGWVRNRPDGSVEVVIEGPKEAAQQLIDWCQHGPVWARVDGLMIEWQAASGEFSEFKVSR, encoded by the coding sequence ATGGTGATGATACGAGCGACACTGCAGGTGACGGGACAGGTACAGGGGGTCAATTTTCGCTCTTCGACTAAATCTGAAGCTGACACCCTCGGCCTGACCGGTTGGGTGCGCAATCGCCCTGACGGCAGCGTTGAGGTGGTGATTGAAGGGCCCAAAGAAGCCGCGCAGCAACTCATCGACTGGTGCCAGCACGGTCCGGTCTGGGCGCGGGTTGATGGTCTGATGATCGAGTGGCAGGCGGCAAGCGGAGAATTCAGCGAGTTTAAGGTAAGCCGATAA
- a CDS encoding NAD(P)H-dependent dehydrogenase/reductase encodes MFMELLQQRRSIRQFKSNPIRPEQLAQLTEALLRAPTSRGRNPWHFVVVDDPQLLTQLSKAKAHGAEFLENAPLAVAICADPAVSDVWVEDCAIAAIILQLTAESIGLGSCWAQMRLRSDANGHSAEANVREILNLPEAWNVDCIIGIGQPSQRLPGHPRASLPDGKIHRNRQPE; translated from the coding sequence ATGTTTATGGAGCTCTTGCAACAACGGCGCAGTATTCGCCAGTTTAAATCCAATCCGATCAGACCGGAACAGCTCGCCCAGCTGACTGAAGCGCTCCTCCGTGCCCCGACATCACGGGGGCGCAACCCCTGGCATTTCGTGGTGGTTGACGATCCGCAACTCCTCACTCAGCTCTCCAAAGCTAAGGCGCATGGCGCTGAATTCCTGGAAAACGCACCTTTGGCGGTGGCGATCTGCGCCGATCCGGCCGTGAGCGATGTCTGGGTGGAGGATTGTGCTATTGCCGCCATTATCCTGCAGCTGACCGCAGAATCGATAGGGCTGGGGAGTTGCTGGGCACAGATGCGACTGCGCAGCGATGCTAACGGCCACAGTGCAGAGGCGAATGTCCGGGAGATCCTCAATCTGCCGGAAGCGTGGAACGTCGACTGCATCATCGGCATCGGCCAGCCGAGCCAACGCCTCCCCGGCCATCCCCGCGCCAGCCTGCCGGACGGGAAAATCCACCGGAATCGTCAGCCGGAGTAA
- a CDS encoding DNA ligase (NAD(+)) LigA: MDHEEAASRHAELCTILRRHSYLYYALDQPEISDSQYDLLINELSQLEKVFPDLISPDSPTQRVGAPPLDKFSPYRHTVPMLSLDNARNETELYDFDNRIKKEGGRFEEIEYVCEVKLDGLAVELIYEKGVLINGATRGDGIVGEQIIENLRTISSIPLRLIGDFPELLEVRGEVYIDKESFQKWNRELEESGAPPFANPRNAAAGSLRQLDSRITAKRPLTIFCYGLGAMAGQLPTNHFSTLQALRDFGLRVNLAETKLVRGPAEVIACYHDLIARREELPYEIDGMVVKVNDLSLQRDLGEKSRSPRWAIAFKFPPRQAVTTVVDIQLQVGRTGAITPVAILSPVEVSGVIVSRASLHNWDEIARLDVRIGDQVVVERAGDVIPDVVQVLAEKRNGSEVFVQLPDSCPECGSPVSKLEGEVIPRCQGLACPAQLKEALIHYASRNAMDIEGLGERYVEQLLNLGLVSNVADLYKLTQADLFRFERMGEKLAENLLAAIAQSKTRPLPRLLFGLGIRHVGVHLAKVLAQQFGSLPALERASFDELCAIHEVGPQVAQSVVNFFTAPRNREILDQLLAAGVSPGAEVKRSGGPLAGRIFVFTGAMSRFGRKEAQELVERRGGRASGSVSKKTDYVIAGDEAGSKLDKARELGVTVLSEEEFEELLKKLEDGDDTSDTAGDGTGTGGQFSLFD; the protein is encoded by the coding sequence ATGGATCACGAGGAAGCCGCCAGTCGTCATGCCGAACTCTGTACAATCCTGCGCCGCCACAGCTACCTTTATTACGCCCTTGATCAGCCGGAGATCAGCGACAGTCAATATGATCTGCTCATCAACGAACTGAGCCAACTCGAAAAAGTTTTTCCCGACCTGATCAGCCCGGACTCACCCACACAACGTGTCGGTGCTCCACCTCTTGATAAATTTTCACCTTATCGCCACACCGTGCCGATGCTCTCTCTCGACAATGCCCGCAACGAAACCGAACTTTACGACTTTGACAATCGTATCAAAAAAGAAGGGGGACGATTTGAAGAGATAGAGTATGTCTGTGAAGTCAAACTTGACGGACTCGCCGTCGAATTGATCTATGAAAAAGGCGTCCTGATTAATGGCGCCACCCGCGGCGACGGCATTGTCGGCGAACAGATTATCGAAAATCTCCGCACTATTTCCAGTATCCCCTTACGCCTGATTGGAGATTTTCCGGAACTTCTGGAGGTCCGTGGCGAGGTCTATATTGACAAGGAATCCTTCCAGAAATGGAATCGTGAACTGGAAGAGAGCGGCGCTCCCCCCTTTGCCAACCCCCGTAATGCCGCAGCTGGGTCGCTGCGACAACTCGACTCCCGCATCACCGCTAAACGACCGCTGACGATCTTCTGCTACGGTCTTGGCGCCATGGCTGGCCAACTCCCGACCAACCATTTTTCCACGCTGCAAGCACTGCGCGACTTCGGCCTGCGCGTCAACCTTGCGGAAACCAAACTAGTGCGCGGTCCGGCGGAGGTTATCGCCTGCTACCATGATCTCATCGCCCGGCGCGAAGAACTCCCCTACGAGATCGACGGCATGGTCGTCAAGGTCAACGACCTGTCCCTGCAGCGCGATCTCGGCGAAAAGAGCCGTTCGCCCCGTTGGGCCATTGCTTTCAAATTCCCCCCCCGTCAGGCGGTCACCACCGTCGTTGACATCCAGCTTCAAGTCGGTCGTACCGGTGCGATTACGCCGGTGGCGATCCTTTCCCCGGTCGAGGTCAGCGGCGTCATCGTCAGCCGCGCCTCACTCCATAACTGGGACGAAATCGCCCGCCTCGACGTACGCATCGGCGATCAGGTGGTGGTCGAACGCGCCGGCGACGTTATCCCTGATGTCGTGCAGGTATTGGCCGAAAAGCGCAACGGTAGCGAAGTTTTCGTCCAGTTGCCGGACAGCTGCCCCGAATGTGGTTCCCCCGTCAGCAAATTAGAAGGGGAGGTAATCCCCCGCTGTCAAGGACTTGCCTGCCCGGCCCAGCTCAAGGAGGCACTCATCCACTATGCCTCTCGCAACGCTATGGATATCGAAGGACTGGGAGAGCGCTACGTCGAACAGCTCCTGAACCTCGGACTGGTGTCAAACGTCGCCGATCTTTACAAGCTGACTCAAGCGGACCTCTTCCGCTTTGAGAGGATGGGAGAAAAACTTGCCGAGAATCTCTTGGCGGCCATCGCTCAAAGTAAAACCCGTCCCCTTCCCCGCCTCCTCTTCGGCCTCGGCATCCGTCATGTCGGCGTTCACCTCGCCAAGGTTCTGGCCCAACAGTTCGGCTCCCTCCCTGCCCTCGAACGCGCCAGCTTCGATGAACTCTGCGCCATCCACGAAGTCGGACCGCAGGTCGCGCAGAGTGTCGTCAACTTCTTCACGGCCCCGCGTAACCGGGAAATCCTCGATCAACTCCTCGCCGCCGGCGTGTCGCCAGGGGCAGAGGTTAAACGGAGCGGCGGCCCCCTGGCCGGCAGGATCTTTGTCTTCACCGGCGCGATGAGCCGTTTCGGGCGGAAGGAAGCGCAGGAGTTGGTCGAACGCCGCGGTGGGCGGGCGAGTGGTTCGGTGAGCAAGAAGACCGACTACGTTATCGCCGGTGACGAGGCCGGGAGCAAATTGGATAAAGCGCGGGAACTCGGAGTGACGGTGCTCAGCGAAGAGGAATTTGAAGAGCTCCTCAAAAAACTGGAGGATGGTGATGATACGAGCGACACTGCAGGTGACGGGACAGGTACAGGGGGTCAATTTTCGCTCTTCGACTAA